The Desulfuromonas sp. genome has a window encoding:
- a CDS encoding peroxiredoxin family protein — MLRWKQLALVFSFLFLLPALAPAMEQGEPAPDFKLPTLEGETVRLSDYRGRIILLKLATTWCPTCKQQSEAIEDAEAYLKEKNVAVLEVFLQDSESMVRKYREKNTVNLDFVTLLDDGSVRKAYNVYLIPRVLFIDQEFKVRRDGSIMSAKQLILEVDKMADVGDSE, encoded by the coding sequence ATGCTGAGATGGAAACAACTGGCCCTGGTCTTTTCATTCCTCTTCTTGCTTCCCGCACTCGCTCCCGCCATGGAACAGGGAGAACCGGCCCCCGACTTCAAACTGCCGACGCTCGAGGGGGAGACGGTCCGCCTTTCCGATTACCGGGGCAGGATCATTCTTCTCAAGTTGGCCACCACCTGGTGCCCGACATGCAAGCAACAGTCGGAAGCCATTGAAGACGCTGAGGCCTATCTCAAAGAGAAAAACGTGGCGGTATTGGAGGTGTTCCTTCAGGACTCCGAGTCCATGGTTCGGAAGTATCGCGAAAAAAACACCGTCAATCTCGATTTTGTGACTCTGCTCGATGACGGGTCTGTACGAAAAGCATACAATGTCTACTTGATTCCGCGGGTGCTTTTTATTGATCAGGAATTCAAGGTTCGCCGCGACGGCAGTATCATGAGCGCCAAGCAGTTGATTCTTGAGGTTGACAAGATGGCTGACGTTGGCGACTCGGAATAA
- the mce gene encoding methylmalonyl-CoA epimerase: MTKKINHIGMAVKSLDASVPFYRDVMGMVFEGAEEVAEQKVKVAFLAVGESRIELLEPTAPDSPVARFLEKNGEGIHHVAYEVEDVETTLAQFKAKGIRLIDEVPRSGAHGTRIAFLHPKATGGVLTELCQTPKR, encoded by the coding sequence GTGACAAAAAAAATCAATCACATCGGAATGGCCGTCAAGAGCCTCGATGCGTCCGTTCCCTTCTACCGGGACGTGATGGGGATGGTTTTCGAGGGGGCCGAGGAGGTCGCCGAGCAGAAGGTGAAGGTCGCCTTTCTGGCCGTCGGCGAGAGCCGGATCGAGCTGCTCGAGCCGACCGCCCCCGATTCCCCGGTGGCCCGGTTCCTGGAAAAGAACGGTGAGGGCATCCACCACGTCGCCTATGAGGTGGAGGATGTCGAGACGACCCTGGCTCAGTTCAAGGCCAAGGGGATTCGCCTCATCGACGAAGTTCCGCGCAGCGGCGCCCACGGCACCCGCATCGCCTTTCTCCACCCCAAGGCTACCGGGGGCGTTCTGACCGAGCTATGTCAAACCCCAAAAAGATAA